The Pogona vitticeps strain Pit_001003342236 chromosome 6, PviZW2.1, whole genome shotgun sequence genome contains a region encoding:
- the MRPL32 gene encoding large ribosomal subunit protein bL32m isoform X2: MIFSGGSGDHSVATALGGVAPALAVEAPVSLLEPMAEKTESDETPSFLDGIFWMAAPKSRRTIEVNRCRRRNPNKLEKLKGNIDVCPQCGSLKQKHILCGYCYEKVKQETAAIRKEITIMEGGPHRSPTVESVVLYEGEKPRLKDEGKRIIERNRKRPSWFTLD, encoded by the exons ATGATTTTCTCCGGAGGTTCTGGGGACCACTCCGTAGCCACAGCCCTCGGTGGGGTAG CACCCGCTTTGGCTGTAGAAGCTCCAGTTTCTTTGCTTGAGCCTATGGCAGAGAAGACTGAAAGTGATGAAACTCCAAGCTTTTTAGATGGCATATTTTGGATGGCTGCCCCAAAGTCAAGGCGGACCATTGAAGTGAATCGATGCAGACGAAGAAATCCTAACAAACTTGAAAAGTTAAAG GGAAACATAGATGTCTGTCCTCAGTGTGGCAGCTTAAAACAGAAGCATATTCTTTGCGGCTATTGTTATGAAAAAGTTAAACAGGAGACTGCTGCCATAAGGAAGGAAATTACGATAATGGAAGGAGGACCTCATAGGAGTCCCACAGTTGAGTCTGTTGTACTGTATGAAGGGGAGAAACCCAGACTTAAAGATGAAGGGAAGCGGATCATAGAAAGAAACCGGAAACGTCCATCTTGGTTCACATTGGACTGA
- the MRPL32 gene encoding large ribosomal subunit protein bL32m isoform X1 — MAVFLVFPSPLPKLHDFLRRFWGPLRSHSPRWAPALAVEAPVSLLEPMAEKTESDETPSFLDGIFWMAAPKSRRTIEVNRCRRRNPNKLEKLKGNIDVCPQCGSLKQKHILCGYCYEKVKQETAAIRKEITIMEGGPHRSPTVESVVLYEGEKPRLKDEGKRIIERNRKRPSWFTLD, encoded by the exons ATGGCGGTGTTTCTGGTGTTTCCATCCCCCCTGCCTAAGCTTCATGATTTTCTCCGGAGGTTCTGGGGACCACTCCGTAGCCACAGCCCTCGGTGGG CACCCGCTTTGGCTGTAGAAGCTCCAGTTTCTTTGCTTGAGCCTATGGCAGAGAAGACTGAAAGTGATGAAACTCCAAGCTTTTTAGATGGCATATTTTGGATGGCTGCCCCAAAGTCAAGGCGGACCATTGAAGTGAATCGATGCAGACGAAGAAATCCTAACAAACTTGAAAAGTTAAAG GGAAACATAGATGTCTGTCCTCAGTGTGGCAGCTTAAAACAGAAGCATATTCTTTGCGGCTATTGTTATGAAAAAGTTAAACAGGAGACTGCTGCCATAAGGAAGGAAATTACGATAATGGAAGGAGGACCTCATAGGAGTCCCACAGTTGAGTCTGTTGTACTGTATGAAGGGGAGAAACCCAGACTTAAAGATGAAGGGAAGCGGATCATAGAAAGAAACCGGAAACGTCCATCTTGGTTCACATTGGACTGA